One genomic segment of Roseovarius carneus includes these proteins:
- the ccoN gene encoding cytochrome-c oxidase, cbb3-type subunit I, whose translation MTNYIKLIVLGVIALLAMIAANYGRDLAYTINALTIAAAAAVTFVWVLRNMEEPVYQTDVSGEYFDSVIRYGVIATAAWGIVGFLAGTWIAFQLAFPQLNFEWAEGYANFGRLRPLHTSAVIFAFGGNALICTSLYIVQRTSAARLWGGNLAWFVFWGYQLFIVLAATSYLLGASQSKEYAEPEWYIDIWLTLVWVAYLAVFMGTIMKRKEPHIYVANWFFLAFIITVAMLHLVNNLSIPVSIFGSKSVQVFSGVQDAMVQWWYGHNAVGFFLTAGFLGMMYYFVPKQANRPVFSYKLSIIHFWALIFLYIWAGPHHLHYTALPDWASTLGMVFSIVLWMPSWGGMINGLMTLSGAWDKLRTDPVLRMLVISLGFYGMSTFEGPMMSIRAVNSLSHYTDWTIGHVHSGALGWNGMITFGALYFLVPKLWNKERLYSLGLVSWHFWLATIGIILYAASMWVTGIMEGLMWREVDADGFLVNSFADTVSAKFPMYVVRGLGGVLFLSGALIMCYNLYMTVRRSPAIAATNSAVPAE comes from the coding sequence ATGACGAACTATATCAAGCTGATCGTGCTTGGAGTGATCGCGCTTCTTGCGATGATCGCAGCCAACTACGGGCGCGATTTGGCCTATACGATCAATGCACTGACGATTGCGGCGGCCGCGGCTGTCACATTTGTCTGGGTGCTGCGGAACATGGAGGAACCCGTCTATCAGACGGATGTGTCGGGAGAATATTTCGACAGTGTGATCCGCTACGGCGTGATCGCAACAGCGGCTTGGGGGATCGTCGGGTTTCTGGCAGGCACCTGGATCGCGTTTCAGCTGGCGTTTCCGCAGCTTAACTTTGAGTGGGCCGAGGGCTATGCCAACTTCGGCAGGCTGAGGCCCCTGCACACCTCGGCGGTGATCTTCGCCTTTGGTGGCAACGCATTGATCTGTACCTCGCTCTACATCGTGCAGCGCACCTCCGCCGCGCGGCTTTGGGGCGGGAACCTCGCTTGGTTCGTCTTCTGGGGCTATCAGCTTTTCATCGTTCTGGCCGCGACCAGCTATCTTCTGGGTGCGTCGCAGAGCAAGGAATATGCCGAGCCTGAATGGTATATCGACATCTGGCTGACACTTGTCTGGGTGGCTTATCTCGCGGTGTTCATGGGCACGATCATGAAGCGCAAGGAGCCACATATCTACGTGGCCAACTGGTTCTTTCTGGCCTTCATCATCACCGTGGCGATGCTGCATCTGGTCAACAACCTCAGCATTCCGGTGAGCATCTTCGGTTCCAAATCGGTTCAGGTCTTCTCGGGTGTGCAGGACGCTATGGTGCAGTGGTGGTATGGCCATAACGCCGTGGGCTTCTTCCTGACGGCTGGGTTCCTTGGCATGATGTATTACTTTGTCCCGAAGCAGGCCAACCGGCCCGTCTTCTCCTACAAGCTCAGCATCATTCACTTCTGGGCGCTCATTTTCCTCTATATCTGGGCCGGTCCGCACCACTTGCATTATACCGCGCTGCCGGATTGGGCATCGACGCTCGGCATGGTCTTCTCCATCGTCTTGTGGATGCCCAGCTGGGGTGGCATGATCAACGGTCTGATGACGCTCTCGGGCGCATGGGACAAGCTGCGCACGGACCCTGTCCTGCGGATGCTGGTGATCTCGCTTGGCTTCTACGGCATGTCCACATTCGAGGGTCCGATGATGTCGATCCGCGCGGTGAACTCGCTGTCCCATTATACTGACTGGACCATCGGGCACGTACATTCCGGCGCGCTTGGCTGGAATGGCATGATCACGTTTGGTGCACTCTACTTCCTTGTGCCCAAGCTCTGGAACAAGGAACGGCTCTATAGCCTTGGCCTTGTCAGCTGGCACTTCTGGTTGGCGACGATCGGGATCATTCTCTACGCCGCATCCATGTGGGTGACGGGGATCATGGAGGGCCTGATGTGGCGCGAAGTGGATGCCGATGGCTTCCTCGTGAACAGCTTTGCCGACACGGTCAGTGCCAAGTTTCCGATGTATGTGGTGCGCGGTCTGGGTGGGGTTCTCTTCCTCAGCGGTGCCTTGATCATGTGCTACAATCTTTACATGACAGTTCGACGGAGCCCGGCCATTGCGGCCACCAACTCCGCTGTCCCGGCCGAATGA
- a CDS encoding LysR family transcriptional regulator translates to MDWHSLPPLTALRAFAALAETGSASAAGTRLNVSHAAISQQVKALEAHLGLTLVTRAGRGLSLSVEGAELAEALAEGFGGMAAAVARLTGAEAGRPVQVSTTPQFASHWLMPRLGAFQARHPEVDLMIHPSPQRADPSPGGVDVALRFGAGIWPGLDAELLVPTNIVVAASPSLVGDRGFERPEDMLDYPWLDELEASQADDWLRAHGVTQKRCKSVTMVPGNLMVDGLRAGQGIAVLSGISIADDVAAGRLRVLFEDKGDTGYYIVTRPGVQRPQAKMLIRWLRTLKVAAGDLPAHGLRQ, encoded by the coding sequence ATGGATTGGCATAGCCTACCCCCGCTCACCGCCCTTCGCGCCTTTGCGGCCCTTGCCGAGACGGGATCGGCCAGTGCGGCGGGCACACGGCTCAACGTCAGCCACGCGGCCATCAGCCAGCAGGTGAAGGCGCTGGAAGCGCATCTGGGGCTTACGCTTGTGACGCGCGCAGGGCGCGGTCTTAGCCTGAGCGTGGAGGGGGCGGAGCTTGCCGAGGCGTTGGCAGAGGGGTTTGGGGGCATGGCCGCGGCTGTGGCGCGCCTGACGGGGGCAGAAGCCGGGCGCCCGGTGCAGGTCTCCACGACGCCGCAATTCGCGAGCCATTGGCTGATGCCGCGCTTGGGCGCGTTTCAGGCGCGCCATCCGGAGGTGGATCTGATGATCCACCCCTCACCGCAGCGCGCAGACCCCAGTCCGGGTGGTGTCGATGTGGCCTTGCGGTTTGGTGCAGGCATATGGCCGGGGCTTGATGCGGAATTGCTGGTGCCGACCAATATCGTGGTCGCCGCCTCGCCATCGCTGGTGGGGGACCGGGGCTTTGAGCGGCCCGAAGATATGCTGGATTATCCGTGGCTTGACGAATTGGAGGCAAGTCAGGCCGATGATTGGCTGCGCGCGCATGGGGTGACGCAAAAACGGTGCAAATCGGTGACGATGGTTCCGGGCAACCTGATGGTGGACGGCCTGAGGGCGGGGCAGGGCATCGCGGTTCTGTCGGGTATCTCCATAGCGGATGACGTAGCGGCAGGGCGCCTGAGGGTCCTGTTCGAGGACAAAGGCGATACCGGGTATTACATCGTGACCCGCCCTGGCGTGCAGCGCCCACAGGCCAAGATGCTGATCCGGTGGCTCAGGACGCTGAAAGTCGCGGCAGGGGATCTGCCCGCCCACGGCCTGCGGCAATAG
- the ccoO gene encoding cytochrome-c oxidase, cbb3-type subunit II has protein sequence MGILDKHKILETNVTLLAVFAFLVVSIGGIVQIAPLFYLENTIEDVEGMRPYSPLELTGRDIYVREGCYVCHSQMIRPMRDEVERYGHYSLAAESKYDHPFQWGSKRTGPDLARVGGRYSDDWHIAHLRDPQSVVPESIMPKYAFLENRMIDGEYVEDLLRTHRFVGVPYTDEMIENAQADFQVQIDPFGDFDAMLERYPGAQVRSFDGAEGVSEADALIAYLQMLGTLVDFSTFTPDASR, from the coding sequence ATGGGTATTCTCGACAAACACAAGATCCTAGAGACCAACGTCACGCTTTTGGCCGTCTTCGCCTTTCTCGTGGTGTCGATCGGGGGGATCGTTCAGATCGCCCCGCTCTTCTACCTGGAGAACACGATCGAGGATGTAGAGGGCATGCGCCCCTACTCCCCGCTTGAGCTGACCGGGCGCGACATTTATGTGCGCGAGGGCTGCTATGTCTGCCATAGCCAGATGATCCGCCCCATGCGTGACGAGGTGGAGCGGTATGGACACTACAGCCTTGCCGCCGAAAGCAAATATGACCACCCGTTCCAGTGGGGCTCCAAACGCACGGGGCCGGATCTGGCGCGTGTCGGCGGGCGCTACTCGGATGATTGGCATATTGCCCACCTGCGCGATCCACAATCGGTGGTACCGGAATCGATCATGCCGAAATATGCGTTTCTTGAAAATCGGATGATCGACGGCGAGTATGTTGAAGATCTGCTGCGCACGCATCGGTTTGTGGGCGTGCCCTATACAGATGAGATGATTGAGAACGCACAGGCCGACTTTCAGGTGCAGATTGATCCGTTTGGTGATTTCGACGCCATGCTGGAGCGCTATCCGGGGGCGCAGGTGCGCAGCTTTGATGGGGCCGAAGGTGTGTCGGAGGCCGACGCGCTGATCGCGTATCTGCAAATGCTGGGCACGTTGGTCGATTTTTCGACCTTCACGCCTGACGCAAGCCGCTAA
- a CDS encoding universal stress protein, translating to MAYKTLITVLTDATLVAPTLAEAEALAARSDAHLEVLCLGVDRSQAGFYYGGASAMLMEQSMARAQGEANEVESAVRAYLKTSTIRWSCEADVAQITDIPHRVGLRTRFADVAVLPRPYGKDRGSELEAVAEACLFNGSVPTLIVPADADASQTVVPKRILVGWNESPEAMSAIRAALPMMLEADKVHVVVVDPPAHGPNRSDPGGSVSQFLARHGVKVEIDVLSKTLPRVSDVLMRHAVDMKADLMVMGGYGHSRFREAVFGGATRNLLEAATLPLFMAH from the coding sequence ATGGCCTATAAAACCCTCATCACCGTACTCACCGACGCCACCCTTGTGGCACCCACTCTGGCCGAGGCCGAGGCGCTTGCCGCGCGCTCGGACGCCCATCTGGAGGTGCTTTGCCTGGGCGTAGACCGTAGCCAAGCCGGCTTTTACTATGGCGGCGCGTCGGCAATGCTGATGGAGCAATCCATGGCCCGCGCACAAGGCGAGGCAAACGAGGTGGAAAGCGCCGTGCGCGCCTATCTCAAGACAAGCACCATCCGCTGGTCCTGCGAGGCGGATGTGGCACAGATCACCGACATCCCCCACCGCGTGGGGCTGCGCACGCGCTTTGCCGATGTGGCCGTGCTGCCGCGCCCCTATGGCAAGGATCGCGGATCCGAGCTTGAGGCCGTGGCCGAGGCGTGTCTCTTCAACGGCTCGGTGCCAACGCTGATCGTCCCCGCTGATGCAGACGCATCTCAAACCGTCGTACCCAAGCGCATCCTTGTGGGCTGGAATGAGAGCCCCGAAGCCATGAGCGCCATCCGCGCCGCCCTGCCGATGATGCTAGAGGCCGACAAGGTGCATGTGGTCGTGGTCGATCCACCCGCGCATGGGCCAAACCGCTCCGATCCCGGTGGCTCCGTATCGCAATTTCTGGCGCGGCACGGGGTAAAGGTGGAGATCGACGTGCTGTCGAAAACCCTACCGCGCGTGTCGGATGTGTTGATGCGCCACGCGGTGGATATGAAAGCCGATTTGATGGTGATGGGCGGCTATGGCCATTCGCGCTTCCGCGAAGCGGTGTTCGGTGGGGCCACGCGCAATCTGCTGGAGGCGGCCACCCTGCCGCTCTTTATGGCACATTGA
- the ccoP gene encoding cytochrome-c oxidase, cbb3-type subunit III, which translates to MAKPPKKYDDDPNTTGHEWDGIEEFDNPMPRWWLWTFYVTIIWGIGYVIAYPAWPLVNGATAGVLGWSTRGDVAVEIAQADAANAENWAALAEIELASLTENPELNAYATKAGASVYKTWCAQCHGSGAAGAVGYPNLLDNDWLWGGDIEQIHDTIAHGIRNEVDPDARYSEMPAFGDIFERSEITAVVNYVMSLSGAPQDATQVAAGAELYLDNCSACHMEDHSGNVDLGAPNLKDAIWLYGGDYATLIETVTYSRFGVMPPWNERLSEAEVRAVAAYVHQLGGGE; encoded by the coding sequence ATGGCTAAACCACCCAAGAAATACGACGATGACCCGAACACCACCGGCCATGAGTGGGACGGTATCGAGGAGTTCGACAACCCCATGCCGCGTTGGTGGCTTTGGACCTTCTATGTCACGATCATCTGGGGCATCGGTTATGTGATCGCGTATCCGGCGTGGCCGCTTGTCAACGGGGCCACAGCAGGGGTTCTGGGCTGGTCCACGCGCGGGGACGTGGCTGTGGAGATTGCCCAGGCCGATGCGGCCAATGCCGAGAACTGGGCAGCTCTTGCCGAGATCGAGCTGGCCTCACTTACGGAAAATCCTGAGCTTAATGCCTACGCCACCAAGGCGGGTGCGTCCGTCTATAAGACATGGTGCGCACAGTGCCACGGCTCGGGTGCTGCGGGCGCTGTCGGGTATCCCAACCTCTTGGACAATGACTGGCTTTGGGGGGGGGATATCGAACAAATACACGACACGATTGCCCACGGCATTCGCAACGAAGTCGATCCCGATGCGCGCTACTCCGAGATGCCTGCCTTTGGCGACATTTTTGAGCGCTCGGAAATCACTGCGGTTGTGAACTACGTGATGTCGCTGTCGGGTGCGCCTCAAGATGCCACCCAAGTGGCCGCGGGCGCCGAGCTTTATCTCGACAATTGCTCGGCCTGTCACATGGAAGATCACAGCGGCAATGTGGATCTGGGCGCGCCCAACCTCAAGGACGCGATCTGGCTCTATGGCGGGGATTATGCCACGCTGATCGAGACGGTGACCTATAGCCGTTTTGGCGTGATGCCACCTTGGAACGAACGCCTGAGCGAGGCAGAGGTGCGCGCGGTTGCGGCCTATGTCCACCAGCTTGGCGGGGGCGAGTAA
- a CDS encoding cbb3-type cytochrome c oxidase subunit 3: METYTLLREFADSWMLLALFTFFVGVVLWVFRPGATKHYDNPRNIPFRHEDKPAPSRGKDSKEARDNG; the protein is encoded by the coding sequence ATGGAAACCTATACCCTTTTGCGGGAATTCGCAGATAGCTGGATGCTCTTGGCGCTCTTCACGTTCTTTGTGGGCGTGGTGCTCTGGGTCTTCCGGCCCGGTGCGACCAAGCATTATGACAATCCACGCAACATTCCCTTCCGGCATGAAGACAAACCCGCCCCAAGCCGCGGAAAAGACTCCAAGGAGGCGCGTGACAATGGCTAA